Proteins from a genomic interval of Geodermatophilus obscurus DSM 43160:
- the xylB gene encoding xylulokinase, producing the protein MTLVAGVDSSTQSCKVVVRDAESGRLVREGRAPHPDGTEVDPAAWRAALQAAIAGAGGLGGVAAVAVGGQQHGMVCLDEDGAVVRPALLWNDTRSAGAAADLVAELGGPEAGGRAWADAVGLVPVASFTVTKLRWLAQSEPGNAARTAAVCLPHDWLTWELAGSRDLGALVTDRGDASGTGYWSPVTGDYRLDLLERAFGRTPVVPRVLGPAEQAGSVAAGSLAGGEEGAALGPGTGDNAAAALGLNAEPGDVVVSIGTSGVVSTVSTTPMTDPTGTVAGFADATGHFLPLVTTLNAARVLDATARLLGVDHAELSRLALSAPAGAGGLVLVPYLEGERTPNRPYATGALHGLTLSTGDPAHLARAAVEGLLCGLADGLAAVAAGGTPVRRVFLVGGGARSEAIRRIAPAVLGVPVLVPPPGEYVADGAARQAAWVLAGGDTPPVWPSAATEVYEADPVPAVRERYAEVRDLTADRVSGAGT; encoded by the coding sequence ATGACACTGGTGGCCGGGGTCGACTCGTCGACCCAGTCGTGCAAGGTCGTGGTCCGCGACGCGGAGAGCGGTCGCCTGGTCCGGGAGGGCCGGGCGCCGCACCCCGACGGGACGGAGGTCGACCCGGCCGCGTGGCGGGCGGCGCTGCAGGCGGCCATCGCCGGGGCCGGCGGCCTCGGCGGCGTCGCCGCCGTCGCCGTCGGTGGGCAGCAGCACGGGATGGTCTGCCTCGACGAGGACGGCGCGGTGGTCCGCCCGGCGCTGCTGTGGAACGACACCCGCTCCGCGGGAGCCGCGGCCGACCTGGTGGCCGAGCTCGGCGGGCCGGAGGCCGGTGGCCGGGCGTGGGCCGATGCGGTCGGCCTCGTGCCGGTCGCCTCCTTCACGGTCACCAAACTGCGCTGGCTGGCGCAGTCCGAGCCCGGGAACGCTGCCCGCACCGCGGCGGTGTGCCTGCCGCACGACTGGCTGACGTGGGAGCTGGCGGGCTCACGTGACCTGGGTGCGCTCGTCACCGACCGCGGGGACGCGAGCGGCACCGGCTACTGGTCGCCCGTCACCGGCGACTACCGCCTGGACCTGCTGGAGCGGGCTTTCGGGCGCACCCCCGTCGTCCCGCGCGTGCTGGGCCCGGCCGAGCAGGCCGGATCGGTCGCCGCCGGCTCCCTGGCCGGCGGCGAGGAGGGAGCGGCGCTCGGCCCGGGCACGGGGGACAACGCCGCCGCGGCGCTCGGCCTCAACGCCGAGCCCGGCGACGTGGTCGTCTCCATCGGCACCTCAGGGGTGGTCTCCACCGTCTCCACCACGCCGATGACCGATCCGACCGGCACCGTCGCCGGGTTCGCCGACGCCACCGGGCACTTCCTCCCGCTGGTCACCACCCTCAACGCCGCCCGCGTGCTCGACGCGACCGCCCGGCTGCTGGGGGTCGACCACGCCGAGCTGTCGCGGCTGGCGCTGTCCGCGCCCGCCGGCGCCGGCGGCCTGGTGCTCGTGCCCTACCTGGAGGGGGAACGGACGCCCAACCGGCCCTACGCCACCGGGGCGCTGCACGGCCTCACCCTGTCCACCGGCGACCCGGCGCACCTGGCGCGGGCGGCCGTCGAGGGCCTGCTGTGCGGGCTGGCCGACGGGCTCGCGGCCGTGGCCGCCGGGGGGACGCCGGTGCGCCGGGTGTTCCTCGTCGGCGGCGGCGCACGCTCCGAGGCGATCCGCCGGATCGCCCCCGCCGTCCTCGGCGTGCCGGTGCTCGTCCCGCCGCCGGGGGAGTACGTGGCCGACGGCGCTGCCCGGCAGGCGGCCTGGGTGCTGGCCGGTGGCGACACCCCTCCGGTCTGGCCGAGCGCGGCCACCGAGGTCTACGAGGCCGACCCGGTCCCCGCCGTCCGCGAGCGCTACGCGGAGGTCCGGGACCTGACCGCGGACCGGGTCAGCGGCGCCGGTACCTAG
- the xylA gene encoding xylose isomerase, whose protein sequence is MTAPQPTKDDRFTFGLWTVGWQARDPFGDATRPALDPVESVHRLAELGAAGVTFHDDDLIPFGSEDAERAKHVQRFTDALEETGLVVPMATTNLFTHPVFKEGALTANDRDVRRYALRKVMRNMDLAAELGARTYVLWGGREGAEVDSAKDLRAALDRYREGIDTLAQYSEDRGYGLRFALEPKPNEPRGDIFLPTIGHALAFISTLEHADLVGLNPEVGHEQMANLNYTHGIAQALWQGKLFHIDLNGQHGPKFDQDLVFGHGDLLSAFGTVDLLEHGGPNGSPAYDGPRHFDYKPLRTEDIDGVWASAAANMRTYLLLKERAAAFRADPEVQEALAAARVPELAQPTLADGETYEDLLADRAAFEEFDAEAAGARPGGQVRLSQLAVEHLLGAR, encoded by the coding sequence ATGACCGCGCCGCAGCCCACCAAGGACGACCGGTTCACCTTCGGCCTCTGGACCGTCGGCTGGCAGGCCCGCGACCCGTTCGGCGACGCGACCCGCCCGGCGCTCGACCCGGTGGAGAGCGTGCACCGCCTCGCCGAGCTGGGCGCCGCCGGCGTCACCTTCCACGACGACGACCTGATCCCGTTCGGCAGCGAGGACGCCGAGCGCGCCAAGCACGTGCAGCGCTTCACGGACGCGCTGGAGGAGACCGGCCTCGTCGTCCCCATGGCCACGACCAACCTGTTCACCCACCCGGTGTTCAAGGAGGGCGCGCTCACCGCCAACGACCGCGACGTCCGCCGGTACGCGCTGCGCAAGGTCATGCGGAACATGGACCTCGCCGCCGAGCTCGGCGCGCGGACCTACGTGCTGTGGGGCGGCCGCGAGGGCGCCGAGGTCGACAGCGCCAAGGACCTGCGTGCCGCGCTCGACCGCTACCGCGAGGGCATCGACACCCTGGCGCAGTACTCGGAGGACCGCGGCTACGGGCTGCGCTTCGCCCTGGAGCCCAAGCCGAACGAGCCGCGCGGCGACATCTTCCTGCCGACCATCGGTCACGCCCTGGCCTTCATCTCCACTCTCGAGCACGCCGACCTGGTCGGCCTGAACCCCGAGGTCGGCCACGAGCAGATGGCCAACCTCAACTACACGCACGGCATCGCCCAGGCGCTGTGGCAGGGCAAGCTCTTCCACATCGACCTCAACGGCCAGCACGGGCCCAAGTTCGACCAGGACCTGGTCTTCGGCCACGGCGACCTGCTCAGCGCCTTCGGCACCGTCGACCTGCTCGAGCACGGCGGCCCGAACGGGAGTCCGGCCTACGACGGGCCGCGGCACTTCGACTACAAGCCGCTGCGCACCGAGGACATCGACGGGGTGTGGGCCTCGGCCGCGGCCAACATGCGCACCTACCTGCTGCTCAAGGAGCGGGCGGCGGCCTTCCGCGCCGACCCGGAGGTGCAGGAGGCGCTGGCCGCCGCCCGCGTGCCCGAGCTGGCGCAGCCCACGCTGGCCGACGGCGAGACGTACGAGGACCTGCTGGCCGACCGTGCGGCGTTCGAGGAGTTCGACGCGGAGGCGGCCGGTGCCCGTCCCGGTGGTCAGGTGCGGCTCTCGCAGCTGGCGGTGGAGCACCTCCTCGGCGCCCGCTGA
- a CDS encoding ROK family transcriptional regulator, with translation MRTSEGTGARQSTLRSSNLALVLRTVCAADGPLSRADIAVRTGTTRATAARLVDELVAGGLLDEGERLALPRRGRPATPLLPGARIGALGLQVDAGLLAARLLDLRGRVVAERVEEDDLVGSDPARTLARLGALATDLLAGPAGELRLAGAGLALPGLVDVERHLLLRAPNLGWSDVDAVGLLTAHLPDGLRPVPGNEADLAARTVAETAPGHPGPLRDFLYLSGQIGIGGAAVVGGRVMTGSAGWAGEVGHVCVDPDGPACRCGSTGCLEQYAGRHALLAAAGLPLDTAPAEVVARASAGDADVRRALDAAARALGVALAGVVNVLDLPAVVLGGHLAALAGPLRPRLEELLSQRVLSARWRRPVVAAVTGPPAAGATGAALRALGDVLADPVRRLG, from the coding sequence GTGCGGACGTCGGAGGGGACCGGGGCGCGGCAGTCGACGCTGCGCAGCAGCAACCTGGCCCTCGTGCTGCGCACCGTCTGCGCCGCCGACGGGCCGCTCTCGCGCGCCGACATCGCCGTCCGTACCGGGACGACACGCGCGACCGCCGCCCGGCTGGTCGACGAGCTGGTCGCAGGCGGGCTGCTCGACGAGGGCGAGCGCCTGGCGCTGCCCCGCCGCGGGCGCCCGGCCACCCCGCTGCTGCCCGGCGCCCGGATCGGCGCGCTGGGCTTGCAGGTGGACGCCGGACTGCTCGCCGCCCGCCTGCTCGACCTGCGCGGCCGGGTGGTCGCCGAGCGCGTCGAGGAGGACGACCTGGTCGGCAGCGACCCCGCGCGCACCCTGGCCCGGCTCGGCGCGCTGGCCACCGACCTGCTCGCCGGGCCCGCCGGTGAGCTGCGGCTGGCCGGCGCCGGGCTGGCGCTGCCGGGCCTGGTCGACGTCGAGCGCCACCTGCTGCTGCGCGCCCCCAACCTCGGCTGGTCCGACGTCGACGCCGTCGGCCTGCTGACGGCGCACCTGCCGGACGGACTGCGCCCGGTGCCGGGCAACGAGGCCGACCTGGCCGCCCGCACCGTGGCCGAGACCGCGCCGGGGCACCCCGGTCCGCTGCGCGACTTCCTCTACCTCTCCGGGCAGATCGGGATCGGCGGCGCCGCGGTGGTCGGCGGGCGGGTGATGACCGGCAGCGCCGGCTGGGCCGGCGAGGTGGGGCACGTCTGCGTGGACCCCGACGGGCCGGCCTGCCGCTGCGGCTCCACCGGCTGCCTGGAGCAGTACGCCGGGCGGCACGCGCTGCTCGCCGCAGCCGGGCTCCCGCTGGACACCGCGCCGGCGGAGGTCGTCGCCCGCGCCTCGGCCGGGGACGCCGACGTCCGGCGGGCGCTCGACGCCGCGGCCCGCGCGCTCGGCGTCGCGCTGGCCGGCGTGGTCAACGTGCTCGACCTGCCGGCCGTCGTCCTGGGCGGGCACCTGGCTGCGCTCGCCGGCCCGCTGCGCCCCCGGCTCGAGGAGCTGCTGAGCCAGCGGGTCCTCTCGGCGCGGTGGCGCCGTCCGGTGGTGGCGGCCGTGACCGGTCCCCCGGCGGCGGGTGCGACGGGAGCCGCCCTGCGCGCGCTGGGCGACGTGCTGGCCGACCCGGTCCGCCGGCTTGGCTGA
- a CDS encoding DMT family transporter has protein sequence MTAWPWLAGAILSEVSATLALRAATDRPAWSVLTAVGYTASFVFLAAVLRCGMAIGVAYGIWAASGVTLTALAAAVLFDESLTGVMGLGFVAIVAGVLLVELGSHRAEQSSGDVR, from the coding sequence GTGACCGCATGGCCGTGGCTGGCAGGAGCGATCCTCTCCGAGGTCAGCGCGACCCTGGCGTTGCGCGCCGCGACCGACCGGCCCGCGTGGTCCGTGCTCACGGCGGTCGGCTACACCGCGTCCTTCGTCTTCCTGGCCGCCGTCCTCCGTTGCGGCATGGCCATCGGCGTGGCCTACGGCATCTGGGCCGCGAGCGGCGTCACCCTGACCGCCCTCGCCGCAGCGGTCCTCTTCGACGAGTCGCTCACCGGCGTCATGGGGCTGGGCTTCGTGGCCATCGTGGCCGGCGTGCTGCTGGTCGAGCTCGGCTCCCACCGGGCCGAGCAGTCCTCCGGAGACGTTCGGTGA
- a CDS encoding DMT family transporter, whose protein sequence is MTWLLLGAAIVSEVAGTMFLRASDGLRRKRWIPAIATAYVVSFGFLTLALARGMAVGVAYGVWAASGIALTAVIARVAFGEPLTRTMGAGIALVALGVLLVELGAASH, encoded by the coding sequence GTGACCTGGCTCCTGCTGGGCGCGGCGATCGTCTCGGAGGTCGCGGGGACGATGTTCCTCCGCGCGTCCGACGGCCTCCGGAGGAAGCGGTGGATCCCGGCGATCGCCACCGCCTACGTCGTGTCCTTCGGGTTCCTGACGCTCGCGCTCGCACGGGGCATGGCGGTCGGCGTCGCCTACGGCGTCTGGGCGGCCAGCGGCATCGCCCTCACCGCCGTCATCGCCCGTGTCGCCTTCGGGGAGCCGCTCACCCGGACGATGGGCGCGGGCATCGCCCTGGTCGCCCTCGGCGTCCTCCTCGTCGAACTCGGAGCCGCGTCGCACTGA
- a CDS encoding pseudouridine synthase, giving the protein MDTAPHDDSTPGPAEGWSEDMELAPAHPGDRGRSGTDASAEGERLQKVLARAGVGSRRVVENMVDQGRISVNGKTVAVQGMRVDPERDKIAVDGVRIELRDDRVTYALNKPPGVITAMSDDRNRPTVGDMVGDLAPGLVHVGRLDQDTEGLLLVTNDGELAHRLAHPSYEVKKTYLAQVSGSVPRDMARRLRSGVELEDGPVKVDSFRVVDTHAGQSVVEVVLHEGRKHIVRRLLASVGLPVSRLTRTAVGPVKLERMRSGSIRRLSRAEVGALEEAVGL; this is encoded by the coding sequence ATGGACACCGCCCCGCACGACGACAGCACCCCCGGCCCCGCCGAGGGGTGGTCGGAGGACATGGAGCTCGCCCCCGCGCACCCCGGGGACCGCGGCCGCAGTGGCACCGACGCGTCGGCGGAGGGGGAGCGGCTGCAGAAGGTCCTCGCCCGCGCCGGGGTCGGCTCGCGCCGCGTCGTGGAGAACATGGTCGACCAGGGCCGGATCAGCGTGAACGGCAAGACGGTCGCCGTGCAGGGCATGCGGGTCGACCCCGAGCGCGACAAGATCGCCGTCGACGGCGTCCGCATCGAGCTGCGCGACGACCGCGTCACCTACGCGCTGAACAAGCCGCCGGGCGTCATCACCGCGATGAGCGACGACCGGAACCGGCCGACCGTCGGGGACATGGTCGGCGACCTGGCGCCCGGCCTGGTGCACGTCGGCCGGCTGGACCAGGACACCGAGGGCCTGCTGCTGGTCACCAACGACGGCGAGCTGGCCCACCGCCTCGCGCACCCCTCCTACGAGGTCAAGAAGACCTACCTGGCGCAGGTGTCGGGCTCGGTCCCGCGCGACATGGCCCGCCGGCTGCGCTCCGGGGTGGAGCTGGAGGACGGCCCGGTGAAGGTCGACTCGTTCCGGGTGGTCGACACCCACGCCGGGCAGTCGGTCGTCGAGGTCGTGCTGCACGAGGGCCGCAAGCACATCGTCCGGCGGCTGCTGGCCTCCGTCGGGCTGCCGGTGTCCCGGCTGACCCGCACCGCCGTCGGCCCGGTCAAGCTCGAGCGCATGCGCAGCGGGTCGATCCGCCGGCTCTCCCGCGCCGAGGTCGGTGCGCTGGAGGAGGCCGTCGGCCTCTAG
- the scpB gene encoding SMC-Scp complex subunit ScpB, protein MSDERPPVSWDALAAELAATREEAEQRGGPDPATWDAVAAELAARVAERPAAGAEPAPVEEPAPLAPPVAAVPSREPEPESEPEPGPEPAPEPEPDLDPAALRGGLEALLFVVDTPVDEVTLAGALRCPVPRVRTLLAELAEDYDRRGAGITLRRVGEGWRLYTREEHAGVVERYLVDGQRSRLTQAALETLAVIAYRQPVTRARVSAIRGVGVDGVMRTLMSRGLVSEVGTDPDSGGGLYATTPLFLERLGLESLDELPELGPLLPETSSLLDEHPDA, encoded by the coding sequence GTGAGTGACGAGCGGCCGCCCGTCTCGTGGGACGCGCTGGCCGCGGAGCTGGCCGCCACCCGCGAGGAGGCCGAGCAGCGCGGTGGCCCCGACCCCGCGACCTGGGACGCCGTCGCCGCGGAACTCGCCGCCCGCGTCGCCGAGCGGCCGGCAGCGGGAGCCGAGCCCGCTCCGGTCGAGGAGCCCGCGCCCCTGGCCCCGCCCGTCGCCGCGGTCCCGTCGCGCGAGCCGGAGCCGGAGTCGGAGCCGGAGCCGGGGCCCGAACCGGCGCCCGAGCCGGAGCCCGACCTCGACCCGGCCGCGCTGCGCGGCGGGCTGGAGGCGCTGCTGTTCGTCGTCGACACCCCGGTCGACGAGGTCACGCTGGCCGGTGCGCTGCGCTGCCCCGTGCCGCGGGTGCGGACCCTCCTGGCCGAGCTGGCCGAGGACTACGACCGCCGCGGCGCGGGCATCACGCTGCGCCGGGTGGGGGAGGGCTGGCGGCTCTACACCCGCGAGGAGCACGCCGGCGTCGTCGAGCGCTACCTCGTCGACGGGCAGCGCAGCCGGCTCACCCAGGCGGCGCTGGAGACCCTCGCCGTCATCGCCTACCGGCAGCCGGTGACCCGCGCGCGGGTGTCGGCGATCCGAGGCGTCGGTGTGGACGGCGTCATGCGCACGCTCATGTCCCGCGGGCTGGTGTCCGAGGTCGGCACCGATCCCGACAGCGGCGGCGGGCTCTACGCGACCACCCCGCTGTTCCTCGAGCGGCTCGGGCTGGAGAGCCTCGACGAGCTGCCCGAGCTCGGTCCGCTGCTGCCCGAGACGTCGTCCCTGCTGGACGAGCACCCCGACGCCTGA
- a CDS encoding segregation and condensation protein A, giving the protein MTATGAPEVGSGRFTVKLTNFEGPFDLLLQLIGKHKLDVTEIALSRVTDEFIAHLRALGDELHLDQASEFLVVAATLLDLKAARLLPAAEVEDDEDLELLEARDLLFARLLQYRAYKQAAAFLREREAGAVRRHARDVALEPRFADLLPEVLLGITPEQFAALATEALTPQVPPTVGVSHLHAPAVSVSEQLLLVRNQLLAAGTASFRALTADCGHTLEVVARFLALLELYRQQRVVFEQLTPLGELHVRWTGGADPGPEILVDGEYT; this is encoded by the coding sequence GTGACAGCGACGGGTGCGCCGGAGGTCGGCAGCGGACGGTTCACCGTCAAGCTGACGAACTTCGAGGGCCCGTTCGACCTGCTGCTGCAGCTCATCGGCAAGCACAAGCTCGACGTCACCGAGATCGCGCTGTCCCGGGTGACCGACGAGTTCATCGCGCACCTGCGCGCGCTCGGCGACGAGCTGCACCTCGACCAGGCCAGCGAGTTCCTCGTCGTCGCGGCCACCCTGCTCGACCTCAAGGCCGCCCGGCTGCTGCCCGCCGCCGAGGTCGAGGACGACGAGGACCTCGAGCTCCTCGAGGCGCGCGACCTGCTGTTCGCCCGGCTGCTGCAGTACCGCGCCTACAAGCAGGCGGCCGCCTTCCTCCGCGAGCGCGAGGCCGGCGCCGTCCGCCGCCACGCCCGCGACGTCGCGCTGGAGCCGCGTTTCGCGGACCTGCTGCCCGAGGTGCTGCTCGGCATCACGCCCGAGCAGTTCGCCGCGCTGGCCACCGAGGCGCTGACCCCGCAGGTGCCGCCCACGGTCGGCGTCTCCCACCTGCACGCGCCGGCCGTCAGCGTGTCCGAGCAGCTCCTGCTGGTGCGCAACCAGCTCCTCGCGGCCGGGACGGCGAGCTTCCGGGCGCTGACCGCGGACTGCGGGCACACCCTCGAGGTGGTCGCCCGGTTCCTCGCCCTGCTCGAGCTCTACCGCCAGCAGCGGGTCGTCTTCGAGCAGCTGACCCCGCTCGGGGAGCTGCACGTGCGCTGGACCGGTGGCGCGGACCCGGGGCCCGAGATCCTCGTCGACGGGGAGTACACGTGA
- a CDS encoding ParA family protein yields the protein MAIRGDAAGQAFALPTDPEPEMGAAAPRLDPARARMRRLPDPKPLTQHGPARIIAMCNQKGGVGKTTSTINLGAALVEYGRKVLLIDLDPQGALSVGLGVPAQNLDRTIYNALMERRTSLKDVRVSTDIPGLDLVPSNIDLSAAEVQLVSEVAREQTLLRVLADVRDEYDYILIDCQPSLGLLTVNALTAAQGVVIPLECEFFSLRGVALLVDTIEKVKERLNPELEISGILATMYDARTVHCREVFSRVVEAFGDTVFQTVIQRTVRFPETTVAGQPITTWAPTSTGASAYRDLAKEVLAL from the coding sequence ATGGCGATCCGAGGGGACGCGGCCGGCCAGGCCTTCGCGCTCCCGACCGACCCCGAGCCCGAGATGGGCGCCGCCGCGCCGCGGCTGGACCCGGCCCGCGCGCGCATGCGCCGGCTGCCGGACCCCAAGCCGCTGACGCAGCACGGCCCCGCGCGGATCATCGCGATGTGCAACCAGAAGGGCGGCGTCGGCAAGACGACGTCGACCATCAACCTGGGTGCCGCGCTGGTGGAGTACGGCCGCAAGGTGCTGCTCATCGACCTCGACCCGCAGGGTGCGCTGTCGGTGGGCCTCGGCGTCCCGGCGCAGAACCTCGACCGGACCATCTACAACGCCCTCATGGAGCGGCGCACCTCGCTGAAGGACGTGCGGGTGTCCACCGACATCCCCGGCCTGGACCTGGTCCCGAGCAACATCGACCTGTCCGCCGCCGAGGTGCAGCTGGTCAGCGAGGTGGCGCGTGAGCAGACGCTGCTGCGGGTCCTCGCCGACGTCCGGGACGAGTACGACTACATCCTCATCGACTGCCAGCCCTCGCTCGGCCTGCTGACGGTCAACGCGCTGACCGCCGCGCAGGGCGTCGTCATCCCGCTGGAGTGCGAGTTCTTCTCGCTGCGCGGTGTGGCCCTGCTCGTCGACACCATCGAGAAGGTCAAGGAGCGGCTGAACCCCGAGCTGGAGATCTCCGGGATCCTCGCCACGATGTACGACGCGCGCACCGTGCACTGCCGCGAGGTGTTCAGCCGGGTGGTCGAGGCCTTCGGCGACACCGTGTTCCAGACCGTCATCCAGCGGACCGTGCGCTTCCCGGAGACCACGGTCGCCGGTCAGCCGATCACCACGTGGGCGCCGACGTCCACGGGCGCGTCGGCCTACCGCGACCTGGCGAAGGAGGTCCTGGCACTGTGA
- the xerD gene encoding site-specific tyrosine recombinase XerD — protein sequence MVTGYLDHLTVERGLAANTISSYRRDLRRYTEFLDAAGVRGLGEVAESDVAGFLAALRQGDDDHPPLSATSAARAVVAVRGLHRFALLDGLVPDDVAHEVRPPSPARRLPKAIPVESVVALIEAAGALEGPRGLRDRALLELLYGTGARISEAVGLAVDDLDRGQSVVRLAGKGGKQRIVPVGSYALRAVEDYLVRARPALAAAGRGGVRGGALFLNARGGSLSRQSAWAILRTAAERAGLTAEVSPHTLRHSFATHLLDGGADVRVVQELLGHASVTTTQVYTLVTVDRLREVYASSHPRALT from the coding sequence GTGGTCACCGGGTACCTCGACCACCTCACCGTCGAGCGCGGCCTGGCCGCCAACACCATCTCCTCCTACCGCCGCGACCTGCGCCGCTACACCGAGTTCCTCGACGCCGCGGGCGTGCGCGGGCTGGGCGAGGTGGCCGAGTCCGACGTCGCCGGGTTCCTCGCCGCGCTCCGGCAGGGGGACGACGACCACCCTCCGCTGTCGGCCACCTCGGCGGCGCGCGCAGTGGTCGCCGTCCGGGGGCTGCACCGCTTCGCACTGCTGGACGGCCTCGTGCCCGACGACGTCGCCCACGAGGTGCGCCCGCCGTCCCCGGCGCGGCGGCTGCCCAAGGCCATCCCGGTGGAGTCGGTGGTCGCGCTCATCGAGGCCGCCGGCGCGCTGGAGGGGCCGCGGGGGCTGCGCGACCGGGCGCTGCTGGAGCTCCTGTACGGCACCGGGGCGCGCATCTCCGAGGCGGTCGGGCTGGCCGTCGACGACCTCGACCGCGGCCAGTCGGTGGTGCGGCTGGCCGGCAAGGGCGGCAAGCAGCGCATCGTGCCGGTCGGGTCCTACGCGCTGCGGGCGGTGGAGGACTACCTGGTGCGCGCCCGTCCGGCGCTCGCCGCGGCCGGCCGGGGCGGGGTGCGCGGCGGCGCGCTGTTCCTCAACGCCCGCGGCGGGTCGCTGTCGCGGCAGAGCGCCTGGGCGATCCTGCGGACGGCGGCCGAGCGGGCCGGGCTCACGGCGGAGGTCTCGCCGCACACGTTGCGGCACTCGTTCGCCACCCACCTGCTCGACGGCGGCGCCGACGTCCGCGTCGTGCAGGAACTGCTCGGTCACGCGTCGGTGACCACCACCCAGGTCTACACGCTCGTCACCGTCGACCGGCTGCGCGAAGTGTACGCCAGCAGCCACCCGCGTGCGTTGACCTGA
- the ald gene encoding alanine dehydrogenase gives MRVGVPREVKNREYRVALTPAGVTELVRAGHTVLVERGAGEGSSIPDGDYTAAGATIVADADDVWADADLLLKVKEPVAEEYSRLRAGQTLFTYLHLAASKECTDALVTSGTTAIAYETVQTAGGALPLLAPMSEVAGRMAPQVGAHSLERAHGGRGVLLGGVSGVYAAKVVVIGAGVSGMNAAAIALGMQAEVVVLDRDIDRLRAADRIYQGHLQTVASNAYEVERAVLDADLVIGAVLVPGAKAPTLVSNELVSRMKPGSVLVDIAVDQGGCFEDTRPTTHDDPTFRVHDSVFYCVANMPGAVPNTSTHALTNVTLPYVMALANEGTVAAAHADPALAHGVNVVAGQVVLPEVAAAHGMTAVPLEEVLS, from the coding sequence ATGCGGGTCGGGGTTCCCCGAGAGGTCAAGAACCGGGAGTACCGGGTGGCGCTCACCCCTGCCGGGGTGACCGAGCTGGTGCGGGCCGGCCACACGGTGCTCGTCGAGCGGGGCGCGGGGGAGGGCTCGTCCATCCCGGACGGCGACTACACCGCCGCCGGGGCGACGATCGTGGCCGACGCCGACGACGTGTGGGCCGACGCCGACCTGCTGCTCAAGGTCAAGGAGCCGGTCGCCGAGGAGTACTCCCGCCTCCGTGCCGGGCAGACGCTGTTCACCTACCTGCACCTGGCGGCGTCCAAGGAGTGCACCGACGCGCTCGTCACCTCCGGCACCACCGCGATCGCCTACGAGACGGTGCAGACCGCCGGCGGCGCGCTGCCGCTGCTCGCCCCGATGTCGGAGGTCGCCGGCCGGATGGCGCCGCAAGTCGGCGCGCACAGCCTGGAGCGCGCACACGGCGGCCGGGGCGTGCTGCTCGGTGGCGTCTCCGGCGTCTACGCGGCCAAGGTCGTCGTCATCGGCGCCGGCGTCTCCGGCATGAACGCCGCCGCGATCGCCCTGGGCATGCAGGCCGAGGTCGTCGTCCTCGACCGGGACATCGACAGGCTGCGCGCCGCCGACCGCATCTACCAGGGGCACCTGCAGACGGTCGCCTCCAACGCCTACGAGGTGGAGCGGGCCGTCCTCGACGCCGACCTGGTCATCGGCGCGGTGCTCGTCCCGGGCGCGAAGGCGCCGACGCTGGTCAGCAACGAGCTGGTGTCGCGGATGAAGCCGGGCTCGGTGCTCGTCGACATCGCCGTCGACCAGGGTGGGTGCTTCGAGGACACCCGTCCCACCACCCACGACGACCCGACCTTCCGGGTGCACGACTCGGTCTTCTACTGCGTGGCGAACATGCCCGGTGCGGTCCCCAACACCTCGACCCACGCGCTCACCAACGTGACGCTGCCCTACGTCATGGCGCTGGCCAACGAGGGCACCGTCGCCGCCGCCCACGCCGACCCGGCTCTGGCGCACGGCGTCAACGTGGTCGCCGGGCAGGTCGTGCTGCCCGAGGTCGCCGCGGCGCACGGGATGACCGCCGTCCCCCTGGAGGAGGTGCTGTCCTGA
- a CDS encoding GlcG/HbpS family heme-binding protein — translation MLTSDQALALLSAAREECARVGVPMSFAVVDAAGHLVALLRTDGAPWISTDVAQGKAWTAAAYGMPSAGQKTKMDSLPNFSTALSAMTGGRFTPQPGAVPVYADGQLVGALGASGGTGQQDEDVCSTAVTACGYATTAD, via the coding sequence GTGCTGACCTCCGACCAGGCCCTGGCCCTCCTCTCCGCCGCCCGCGAGGAGTGCGCCCGGGTCGGCGTACCCATGTCCTTCGCCGTGGTGGACGCGGCGGGCCACCTCGTGGCCCTGCTGCGCACCGACGGCGCGCCGTGGATCTCCACCGACGTCGCCCAGGGCAAGGCCTGGACCGCGGCGGCCTACGGCATGCCCAGTGCGGGGCAGAAGACCAAGATGGACAGCCTGCCGAACTTCTCCACCGCGCTCAGCGCGATGACCGGGGGCCGCTTCACGCCGCAGCCGGGCGCCGTCCCGGTCTACGCCGACGGGCAGCTGGTCGGGGCGCTCGGCGCCAGCGGTGGCACCGGGCAGCAGGACGAGGACGTCTGCAGCACCGCCGTCACCGCCTGCGGGTACGCCACCACCGCCGACTGA